One Aegilops tauschii subsp. strangulata cultivar AL8/78 chromosome 7, Aet v6.0, whole genome shotgun sequence genomic window carries:
- the LOC109747614 gene encoding transcription factor MYB44: MERCDRIRGPWSPEEDGALRRLVELDGARNWTAIGRGVPGRSGKSCRLRWCNQLSPGVERRPFTADEDAAIARAHARLGNRWAAIARLLRGRTDNAVKNHWNCSLKRRLGDLGAYGVAEGELEERPCKRASVTPDSTSGSGSGSGSGSDRSDLSHGGAFGLGQVYLRPVARAGGFEPADCAMSRRHEEKEEQEDPLTSLSLSLPGTDVQGFHHDSSHSHFHQPSSSPSPPPVPAPASHPFSPEFAELMHEMIRDEVRRYISGVGCGANLPSMPLLVDGVMRAAAERAGGLARMQ; the protein is encoded by the coding sequence ATGGAGCGGTGCGACCGGATCAGGGGCCCGTGGAGCCCGGAGGAGGACGGCGCGCTGCGGCGGCTGGTGGAGCTCGACGGCGCGCGCAACTGGACGGCCATCGGCCGCGGGGTGCCCGGCCGCTCCGGCAAGTCGTGCCGCCTGCGGTGGTGTAACCAGCTGTCGCCCGGGGTGGAGCGCAGGCCCTTCACGGCCGACGAGGACGCCGCCATTGCACGCGCCCACGCCAGGCTCGGGAACCGATGGGCCGCCATCGCGCGCCTCCTCCGTGGCCGCACCGACAACGCCGTCAAGAACCACTGGAACTGCTCCCTCAAGCGCAGGCTCGGCGACCTGGGCGCTTATGGAGTCGCCGAGGGTGAGCTGGAGGAGCGGCCGTGCAAGCGCGCCAGCGTCACGCCGGACAGCACCTCCGGATCGGGGTCGGGGTCTGGCTCCGGGTCGGACCGCAGCGACCTCAGCCATGGCGGCGCGTTCGGGCTCGGCCAGGTTTACCTTCGCCCGGTGGCGCGGGCCGGCGGGTTCGAGCCCGCGGACTGCGCCATGAGCCGGCGGCACGAGGAGAAGGAGGAACAGGAGGACCCGCTGACCTCGCTCTCGCTCTCCCTCCCGGGCACGGACGTCCAGGGGTTCCACCACGACAGTTCCCACAGTCATTTCCACCAGCCGTCGtcctccccgtcgccgccgcccgttCCGGCGCCGGCATCCCACCCATTTAGCCCCGAGTTCGCGGAGCTGATGCACGAGATGATCCGGGACGAGGTGCGCAGGTACATCTCCGGCGTCGGCTGCGGCGCCAACCTGCCGTCCATGCCGCTATTGGTGGACGGCGTCATGCGGGCCGCGGCGGAGCGCGCCGGCGGTCTCGCGAGGATGCAGTGA